The Aminivibrio pyruvatiphilus genome segment GAGCTCGAGTTTTTCATGCAGCCGAAGACTATCAAGGATATAACCTCCCTTCAGGGAAAGACGAAGCTGAAAAGACTGATCTTCAACGGCGCACCAATTACGGACATATCCCCTCTTGCCGGCCTTGAAGCCCTTGAGGAACTCGATCTTTACATGACGAAAGTCGAAGATCTCTCTCCTCTTGCCGGACTGAAGAATCTGAAGAAGCTGAGCCTGTACTCCATTCCCGCAAAGGATATGACCCCTGTGGGGAATCTCACAGGACTGCAGGACATCTGGATTTACGCCACGAAATTCGAGGACTATTCTCCCCTTGCGAAACTCGTCAATCTTGAAAGCCTGAGAGGGGGCCTTTCCAAGCTTGACACTCTGGAGTACGTTGCATCCATGCCCAAGCTGAAGATTGTGAGAATGATGAGCGAAGATATCATTCACTTTGCGCCCCTGGCGAAATGCCCCGACCTGGAGGAGATCTCCCTCGAAAACGTGACAGGAGTTATCGACCTCACATCCTTCAGCAGTCTTGCGAAGCTGAAATCTCTGAATCTGCAGCGTTCAAAGATAAAAAATCCCGAGGGGATTCTCGGCCTCGAGCGACTCGAGAAGCTGTACCTTCAGAAGACAGAGGGAATTGCCGATTTCTCCGTATTCAAAGATCTGCCCAGACTGAAGTATATCTATGTCAAGGGCGACCAGTATCCGAAGGAGCAGATCGAGCCCTATGGAGAGAAGGCAAAAGTAGAGAAGTAGAGTGCCCTTTCCTCAGAAGGGGTGAAGGAGATATGTCAAAAAAAATACTTGATGAAAGAGAAAAAATCCTTCCCGGGGGTAAAATCCTACGGAAAGGGCCTTCAAAGGCGGAGATGAAGATCCGGCTTCGTCTTGACCCTTACTCCCTGACGAAAAAGGAGACCGAAGTCACCCTTTTGCTGCTTGAGGGGTGGAAACGGGATGAAATTCTCGCGAGATGTTCCATCGGCAACAACACCCTGAAGTCCCATATCCGCCAGATTTATCAAAAGTTGGGGGTAGCGGACCGAACCGGTCTCTCGGA includes the following:
- a CDS encoding helix-turn-helix domain-containing protein; amino-acid sequence: MKIRLRLDPYSLTKKETEVTLLLLEGWKRDEILARCSIGNNTLKSHIRQIYQKLGVADRTGLSEKFLNF
- a CDS encoding leucine-rich repeat domain-containing protein, which translates into the protein MACILLFAGSVWAADPGYSKSSMGPKLTNGITEEFVAMVREDEAIQKGKPLRLGSGIKDGDLAKLASLADVLTGLEIESTDLTDLSPISSLTGLTYLKLDRLKEVKTLAPLGALVNMKKLVIKQGEYSDLAFLRGMNDLEELEFFMQPKTIKDITSLQGKTKLKRLIFNGAPITDISPLAGLEALEELDLYMTKVEDLSPLAGLKNLKKLSLYSIPAKDMTPVGNLTGLQDIWIYATKFEDYSPLAKLVNLESLRGGLSKLDTLEYVASMPKLKIVRMMSEDIIHFAPLAKCPDLEEISLENVTGVIDLTSFSSLAKLKSLNLQRSKIKNPEGILGLERLEKLYLQKTEGIADFSVFKDLPRLKYIYVKGDQYPKEQIEPYGEKAKVEK